A region of Maniola jurtina chromosome 18, ilManJurt1.1, whole genome shotgun sequence DNA encodes the following proteins:
- the LOC123874273 gene encoding arrestin domain-containing protein 4-like, which translates to MGFKEGQLFLDSPNGTYYSGQSIQGKLIFQEEKVKSFRGLYVKITGFCHVHWTTSRTRTTNGKSETYTVNHDSHEEYINVKVYMLGGEAGEYTIQPGKYEFPFHFRLPDNCPSSFEGPYGHIRYEIKAVVDRAFKFNLEKKVMARVMAPLDLNLDPYCRTPIEMELLKSYYCCCVNLGSSNVTVKLPIGGYCPGQTIPIKLSCSNKGRVEIKDIKLSIIKKVTYIATCEPGKEEEQDKVVEIRKGPVAAKTTRNWTVDMVVPIVDVYNLFTCQYIRAEYTFKVHVSPKGCHTNVGSSRRIVIGTIPLTGFQDNQPPVFHPIPEGNLSGVNTSYPTEPHRENPPPYPGNSDNPQNLPYDTKSKATPRPDNAYVAATAPALDSPDITLPEK; encoded by the exons ATGGGATTCAAAGAAGGCCAGTTGTTTTTGGACAGTCCCAACGGAACATATTATTCGGGCCAGTCAATTCAAGGGAAATTAATATTTCAAGAAGAAAAAGTCAAAAGTTTTCGCG GCTTGTACGTGAAAATAACAGGCTTCTGCCACGTACATTGGACGACGAGTCGCACTCGCACGACGAATGGAAAATCCGAGACATATACGGTAAACCATGATTCACACGAGGAGTACATCAATGTCAAAGTGTACATGCTTGGTGGCGAAGCAG GAGAGTATACAATCCAACCAGGTAAATATGAGTTCCCATTCCATTTCCGCTTACCTGACAACTGTCCGTCGTCGTTCGAGGGGCCATATGGTCACATACGATATGAGATCAAGGCTGTTGTGGACAGAGCCTTCAAGTTTAACCTCGAGAAGAAAGTAATGGCTAGAGTCATGGCACCTTTGGACCTCAATCTTGATCCTTATTGTAGG ACGCCAATAGAGATGGAATTACTGAAGTCGTACTACTGTTGCTGCGTGAATTTGGGCTCATCGAATGTCACAGTGAAGCTGCCTATAGGTGGCTACTGTCCTGGACAAACCATACCCATAAAATTATCCTGTAGTAACAAGGGAAGGGTTGAGATAAAGGACATTAAATTGAGCATTATTAag AAAGTGACGTACATAGCAACATGCGAACCTGGTAAAGAAGAAGAACAAGATAAAGTAGTGGAGATAAGGAAGGGGCCCGTGGCCGCTAAAACCACACGAAACTGGACCGTGGACATGGTAGTCCCAATAGTGGACGTGTACAATCTCTTCACGTGCCAGTATATACGGGCGGAATATACATTTAAA gtgcACGTAAGTCCTAAAGGATGCCACACGAATGTGGGGAGTTCCCGTCGAATCGTTATCGGGACCATCCCTCTAACGGGATTTCAGGACAACCAGCCACCAGTATTCCATCCAATCCCCGAAGGCAACCTATCCGGTGTAAACACCTCTTACCCTACAGAACCTCATCGGGAAAATCCTCCGCCTTATCCTGGCAACTCGGATAATCCTCAAAACCTACCATACGATACAAAGTCGAAAGCTACG CCGAGGCCCGACAACGCGTACGTTGCAGCGACTGCGCCTGCATTGGACTCACCCGACATTACTCTCCCTGAAA aataa
- the LOC123874272 gene encoding uncharacterized protein LOC123874272, whose translation MVKVKSKKTREQKLAQARLHKKQKYEQLKKDPAKYAKQKEKERLRYLKRKEKKKIKTIQDMTPRQQRVQRKKWRENSKKRTERVKRSKQIEQMLLDNTPPTSDLEDDRPKQKECDPLEGPSSIAQNEQERNISCTDCVKWKRKLRRIRYIYTKKIGSLKNKLEQEKLKKNKIHSKLNKLLENNKKSQKENLSTGKKAEALINSVNESKKKEVKRRLIFGDVLTRQLKQGYEALNKKDKRSFSNIIVKDKEKFRKHKILHAASSFSLRTKKEVEKRTGKYIIQAITDFFEDDSNSRIAADKKEYVKRAGITKQKRYISDTLINLHKKFLKTHSCEVGYSTFCKNRPFWVVYPKESNRNTCSCIVHVNMDLLIKSLNTNKIIKETNGSAVLQSLCCDIHQENCLNRTCKTCSQRVIQYGEFSNDKCMNYYQWVTNKVKYELNGSEKYSKKTTKMKFEDTPHNLIEKLENSLTPYLKHCLNINQQYKNINDLKMSLAPKEVLVHMDFSENYTTKFHEEVQSRHFGSSPEQITLHTSVVYLLDPETGLSKSYSMCTVSECTRHDAEAIWAHVIAILEYVKEITGFDTIHFVTDSPSSQYRNRKIFYVVSQLQHQFPELKSISWNYLESGHGKGAPDGIGAVIKRTADSAVCFGTDVGTLKDFWYILKQKIKNVEIRLVTTSNIEDKKIPQKTKTFKGTMSVHQVLWSSDNYRMTFRKLSCFFCQNGIECAHGYHLGYMNIPDDNMIEPKEHFLQDFLEENTTPEIIKDLMCFSNPLPSTSQASFDLVEPLQAVEINKTEDVSRKARNSPKVKILSDVRLDWTNIPFYINAKSTPNDNNYQSDFERFIVSPLKADGDESNNVGVSKKVERNYDNYKENKGFFDDSDSSLDIF comes from the coding sequence ATGGtgaaagtaaaaagtaaaaaaacgcGCGAACAAAAATTAGCTCAAGCTAGACtacacaaaaaacaaaaatacgaaCAACTAAAAAAAGACCCGGCAAAATATGCTAaacagaaagaaaaagaaagattaagatatttaaaacgtaaagaaaaaaagaaaattaaaacaattcaaGACATGACTCCAAGACAGCAAAGAGTGCAGAGGAAAAAATGGCGTGAAAATTCAAAAAAGCGTACAGAAAGAGTAAAAAGAAGCAAGCAGATTGAGCAAATGCTGTTAGACAACACCCCCCCTACAAGTGATTTAGAAGATGATCGTCCAAAGCAAAAAGAATGTGATCCTTTAGAAGGGCCATCGAGCATTGCACAAAATGAACAAGAGCGAAACATATCATGCACCGATTGTGTTAAATGGAAGAGAAAGCTGAGACGTATAcgatatatatatacaaaaaaaattggaagtttgaaaaataaacttgaacaagagaaactgaaaaaaaacaaaatacacaGTAAGCTAAACAAATTACTGGAAAACAACAAAAAGTCCCAAAAAGAGAACCTATCTACAGGAAAGAAGGCGGAGGCGTTGATCAATTCTGTaaatgaaagtaaaaaaaaggaAGTTAAAAGACGGTTAATATTTGGAGATGTTCTAACAAGACAATTAAAACAGGGTTATGAAGCATTAAACAAGAAAGACAAACGTAGTTTTagcaatattattgtaaaagacAAAGAAAAATTTAGAAAGCATAAAATATTGCACGCAGCTAGTTCATTTTCATTAAGAACGAAAAAAGAAGTTGAGAAAAGGACGGgaaaatacattatacaagCTATAACTGATTTTTTCGAAGATGACAGTAACAGCAGAATAGCTGCGGATAAAAAAGAATATGTTAAACGAGCTGGGATAACTAAACAAAAACGCTACATTTCAGACACTCTCATTAACCTTCATAAGAAATTTCTGAAAACACATAGTTGTGAAGTTGgatattcaacattttgcaaaaatCGTCCATTTTGGGTCGTTTATCCAAAAGAGTCAAACAGAAATACCTGTTCATGTATTGTACATGTCAATATGGATTTATTAATCAAATCTCTCAATACTAACAAAATTATAAAGGAAACTAATGGATCAGCTGTATTACAAAGCCTGTGCTGTGATATTCATCAAGAAAATTGTTTGAATAGAACCTGTAAAACGTGCTCTCAAAGAGTTATTCAGTATGGTGAATTCAGTAATGACAAATGTATGAATTACTACCAGTGGGTAACAAATAAAGTGAAATATGAACTAAACGGATCAGAGAAGTATTCAAAAAAGACTACCAAAATGAAATTTGAAGATACGCCCCATAATTTAATAGAAAAGCTAGAAAATTCTTTAACACCCTATTTGAAACACTGCCTTAACATCAACCAACAGTACAAGAATATTAATGACTTAAAAATGTCCTTGGCTCCCAAAGAAGTCCTTGTACATATGGACTTCTCAGAAAATTACACAACAAAATTTCACGAAGAAGTGCAAAGCCGACACTTTGGCAGCAGTCCGGAACAAATCACTCTTCATACTTCTGTTGTATATCTATTGGATCCTGAAACAGGCCTGAGTAAATCTTACAGTATGTGTACAGTAAGTGAATGCACAAGACACGACGCTGAAGCAATATGGGCTCATGTAATAGCAATTTTGGAATATGTAAAAGAGATTACTGGCTTCGATACAATACATTTTGTGACTGACAGCCCTTCAAGCCAATACCGGAATCGTAAGATATTTTATGTTGTTAGTCAACTTCAGCACCAGTTTCCAGAATTGAAATCAATCAGTTGGAATTACTTAGAAAGTGGACATGGAAAGGGTGCTCCTGATGGTATCGGAGCAGTAATTAAACGTACGGCAGACAGTGCTGTTTGTTTTGGGACAGATGTGGGAACTTTAAAAGATTTCTGGTATATCCTTAAACAGAAAATCAAGAATGTCGAAATACGTTTGGTTACTACTAGTAATATTGAAGACAAAAAAATCCCGcagaaaacaaaaacatttaagGGCACAATGTCAGTACATCAGGTGTTGTGGTCATCAGACAATTATAGGATGACCTTCAGGAAACTAAGTTGTTTCTTTTGCCAAAATGGCATTGAGTGTGCACACGGATACCACCTTGGTTATATGAATATACCTGATGATAACATGATAGAACCAAAAGAGCATTTTTTGCAAGATTTCCTCGAAGAAAATACCACTCCTGAAATAATAAAAGATCTTATGTGTTTTTCAAACCCTCTACCATCGACATCACAAGCTAGCTTTGATTTAGTAGAACCTTTACAAGCagttgaaataaataagacggAAGATGTTTCCAGAAAAGCCAGGAATTCACCAAAAGTCAAAATTCTATCTGATGTACGCTTAGATTGGACTAATATTCCTTTCTATATTAATGCCAAGTCAACTCCGAATGACAATAACTATCAAAGTGACTTTGAAAGGTTCATAGTGTCGCCTCTAAAAGCAGATGGAGACGAATCAAATAACGTCGGGGTCTCGAAAAAAGTGGAAAGAAATTATGATAATTACAAGGAAAATAAAGGTTTCTTCGATGACTCTGATTCTAGTTTGGACATTTTCTAA
- the LOC123874676 gene encoding arrestin domain-containing protein 17-like isoform X1 — MGFDEGRMVLDSPNGTYYSGQMVKGRLIFQQDKVKTFRGLFVKLKGFCHVHWTTTRTRTVNGKSQSYTVHHNSHEEYINAKVYLVGGESGEHSIGVGQHEYSFQFHLPNNCPSSFEGDYGHIRYEIKAVVDRAFKFDQEKKIAVRVMCPLDLNLEPYCREPIELQFEETYCCCCSTSGVCDVSVKLPVAGYCPGQVIPVEVVCSNKGGVQIDDIKLYITKKVVFIATSEPGRRKCKDTVVEIKKGPIPGNTNRNWTVEMEVPAMDVYNLSHCQYIKLEYAFKVVVSPDGCHSDSKETRRLVIGTIPLVGFQDNVQNPLHDQLPQPIPQPVSSYPPIINAYPEGNPPQPLNPPFPTPQPYPGNSPYPSANPYPNGNQPNPPYPPTSSPYPPNSSPYPPNSSPYPPNSSPYPPDRSSFPSSNPPYPNVTPYRDNPPPYPGNLTGPGSNPPYPVENPPYPSEKTPLQDGNSANPGANPHYPGANPPYPVTNSPYPPQNVPYETKSNPSPGNIRGLKTGNLGFTVPTGGSGMNLSPMPPNNPVSPRPASPYATASAPAPDSPDVLPESEKRLIIQFTRSPQKSMNLKRRLYKLVRK; from the exons ATGGGATTCGACGAAGGTCGAATGGTTCTGGATAGCCCAAATGGAACTTATTATTCAGGGCAGATGGTTAAAGGAAGACTGATATTTCAACAAGACAAAGTTAAAACTTTTCGCG GTCTATTTGTGAAGTTAAAAGGATTCTGCCATGTACACTGGACAACGACACGTACTAGAACTGTGAATGGCAAATCACAATCTTATACAGTGCACCATAATTCCCACGAGGAATATATCAATGCCAAGGTGTATTTGGTTGGTGGTGAATCAG GAGAGCACTCAATTGGGGTAGGCCAACATGAGTATTCGTTCCAATTCCATCTGCCAAACAACTGTCCATCATCATTTGAAGGAGACTATGGTCACATTCGGTATGAGATCAAGGCAGTGGTGGACCGAGCCTTCAAGTTTGACCAGGAGAAGAAGATAGCTGTTAGAGTTATGTGTCCTTTGGATCTCAATTTGGAGCCTTATTGTAga GAGCCCATAGAGCTGCAGTTTGAAGAGACTTACTGCTGCTGCTGTTCAACATCTGGCGTGTGTGACGTGTCGGTGAAGCTGCCCGTGGCGGGCTACTGTCCCGGGCAGGTCATCCCCGTCGAGGTGGTCTGCAGCAACAAGGGCGGTGTGCAGATAGACGACATCAAGCTCTACATCACTAAG AAAGTGGTATTCATAGCGACAAGCGAGCCTGGCCGAAGAAAATGCAAGGACACCGTGGTGGAGATCAAGAAGGGGCCCATACCCGGCAACACCAACCGCAACTGGACCGTAGAGATGGAGGTGCCTGCCATGGACGTGTACAATTTGTCCCATTGCCAGTATATCAAACTGGAGTACGCATTCAAA GTTGTTGTTAGCCCTGATGGGTGTCACTCTGACTCGAAAGAGACCCGTAGGCTTGTTATAGGCACCATCCCTCTTGTGGGATTCCAAGACAATGTACAGAACCCACTGCATGACCAACTGCCACAACCGATCCCTCAACCCGTGTCTTCCTATCCACCAATTATTAATGCTTACCCTGAGGGTAACCCACCCCAACCCCTAAATCCACCTTTCCCAACCCCACAACCGTATCCCGGAAATTCGCCATACCCCTCCGCTAATCCTTACCCGAATGGTAATCAACCAAATCCACCATATCCTCCTACAAGCTCACCATATCCTCCAAACAGCTCACCATATCCTCCGAACAGCTCACCATATCCTCCTAACAGCTCACCGTATCCTCCTGACCGATCATCTTTCCCTTCTTCAAATCCACCGTACCCTAACGTAACTCCTTACCGGGACAATCCTCCGCCTTACCCTGGTAATTTAACTGGTCCTGGATCTAACCCGCCTTACCCCGTTGAAAATCCGCCATACCCTAGTGAAAAGACACCTCTCCAAGATGGGAATTCGGCTAATCCTGGTGCAAATCCACATTACCCTGGTGCCAATCCGCCTTACCCGGTCACAAATTCGCCATACCCACCACAAAATGTGCCATATGAAACAAAGTCGAACCCAAGTCCTGGAAATATTCGAGGATTAAAAACTGGCAATCTTGGATTTACGGTTCCAACTGGCGGATCTGGAATGAATTTATCTCCTATGCCACCTAATAATCCTGTTTCg CCACGTCCCGCGAGCCCGTACGCGACTGCGAGCGCGCCCGCACCCGACTCGCCCGACGTTCTTCCTGAAAGTga AAAAAGATTAATCATCCAGTTTACCCGATCGCCTCAGAAGTCTATGAATCTCAAACGTCGTCTGTACAAGTTGGTAAGAAAATAA
- the LOC123874676 gene encoding arrestin domain-containing protein 17-like isoform X2, protein MGFDEGRMVLDSPNGTYYSGQMVKGRLIFQQDKVKTFRGLFVKLKGFCHVHWTTTRTRTVNGKSQSYTVHHNSHEEYINAKVYLVGGESGEHSIGVGQHEYSFQFHLPNNCPSSFEGDYGHIRYEIKAVVDRAFKFDQEKKIAVRVMCPLDLNLEPYCREPIELQFEETYCCCCSTSGVCDVSVKLPVAGYCPGQVIPVEVVCSNKGGVQIDDIKLYITKKVVFIATSEPGRRKCKDTVVEIKKGPIPGNTNRNWTVEMEVPAMDVYNLSHCQYIKLEYAFKVVVSPDGCHSDSKETRRLVIGTIPLVGFQDNVQNPLHDQLPQPIPQPVSSYPPIINAYPEGNPPQPLNPPFPTPQPYPGNSPYPSANPYPNGNQPNPPYPPTSSPYPPNSSPYPPNSSPYPPNSSPYPPDRSSFPSSNPPYPNVTPYRDNPPPYPGNLTGPGSNPPYPVENPPYPSEKTPLQDGNSANPGANPHYPGANPPYPVTNSPYPPQNVPYETKSNPSPGNIRGLKTGNLGFTVPTGGSGMNLSPMPPNNPVSPRPASPYATASAPAPDSPDVLPEKKD, encoded by the exons ATGGGATTCGACGAAGGTCGAATGGTTCTGGATAGCCCAAATGGAACTTATTATTCAGGGCAGATGGTTAAAGGAAGACTGATATTTCAACAAGACAAAGTTAAAACTTTTCGCG GTCTATTTGTGAAGTTAAAAGGATTCTGCCATGTACACTGGACAACGACACGTACTAGAACTGTGAATGGCAAATCACAATCTTATACAGTGCACCATAATTCCCACGAGGAATATATCAATGCCAAGGTGTATTTGGTTGGTGGTGAATCAG GAGAGCACTCAATTGGGGTAGGCCAACATGAGTATTCGTTCCAATTCCATCTGCCAAACAACTGTCCATCATCATTTGAAGGAGACTATGGTCACATTCGGTATGAGATCAAGGCAGTGGTGGACCGAGCCTTCAAGTTTGACCAGGAGAAGAAGATAGCTGTTAGAGTTATGTGTCCTTTGGATCTCAATTTGGAGCCTTATTGTAga GAGCCCATAGAGCTGCAGTTTGAAGAGACTTACTGCTGCTGCTGTTCAACATCTGGCGTGTGTGACGTGTCGGTGAAGCTGCCCGTGGCGGGCTACTGTCCCGGGCAGGTCATCCCCGTCGAGGTGGTCTGCAGCAACAAGGGCGGTGTGCAGATAGACGACATCAAGCTCTACATCACTAAG AAAGTGGTATTCATAGCGACAAGCGAGCCTGGCCGAAGAAAATGCAAGGACACCGTGGTGGAGATCAAGAAGGGGCCCATACCCGGCAACACCAACCGCAACTGGACCGTAGAGATGGAGGTGCCTGCCATGGACGTGTACAATTTGTCCCATTGCCAGTATATCAAACTGGAGTACGCATTCAAA GTTGTTGTTAGCCCTGATGGGTGTCACTCTGACTCGAAAGAGACCCGTAGGCTTGTTATAGGCACCATCCCTCTTGTGGGATTCCAAGACAATGTACAGAACCCACTGCATGACCAACTGCCACAACCGATCCCTCAACCCGTGTCTTCCTATCCACCAATTATTAATGCTTACCCTGAGGGTAACCCACCCCAACCCCTAAATCCACCTTTCCCAACCCCACAACCGTATCCCGGAAATTCGCCATACCCCTCCGCTAATCCTTACCCGAATGGTAATCAACCAAATCCACCATATCCTCCTACAAGCTCACCATATCCTCCAAACAGCTCACCATATCCTCCGAACAGCTCACCATATCCTCCTAACAGCTCACCGTATCCTCCTGACCGATCATCTTTCCCTTCTTCAAATCCACCGTACCCTAACGTAACTCCTTACCGGGACAATCCTCCGCCTTACCCTGGTAATTTAACTGGTCCTGGATCTAACCCGCCTTACCCCGTTGAAAATCCGCCATACCCTAGTGAAAAGACACCTCTCCAAGATGGGAATTCGGCTAATCCTGGTGCAAATCCACATTACCCTGGTGCCAATCCGCCTTACCCGGTCACAAATTCGCCATACCCACCACAAAATGTGCCATATGAAACAAAGTCGAACCCAAGTCCTGGAAATATTCGAGGATTAAAAACTGGCAATCTTGGATTTACGGTTCCAACTGGCGGATCTGGAATGAATTTATCTCCTATGCCACCTAATAATCCTGTTTCg CCACGTCCCGCGAGCCCGTACGCGACTGCGAGCGCGCCCGCACCCGACTCGCCCGACGTTCTTCCTGAAA AAAAAGATTAA